GGGCGACTGTTCGATGATGGCGCCGCCAGTGAGGAGATGCCGCCACCGGTTGCCATTGTCGTCCTCCCACATCAGGGTGGCCCCTTCGTCTGCGTAGGGTGCCAGCGTGGCCAAGACCTTCTCAACGGTGTCGTCGAAGACGCCTCGGAAGCCGTTGACAACTAGGGCGCCAGGCACCTGGTGATCGTCGACGCTAAAGCCGATAGCCGAAAGCTCGGCACGGGCACTGCCCACCGCGGTGACGCCGAGTGCTTCGGTAATCGCGCGCAGCGCGAGCTCCTTCTGGTCACCGGCGATAACCAATGCTCCGTCAAGCAAGTCCGTCATGCAGCTCATCTTCCCCACCTTTCGTGGATGTTATTCCGGGCCTACCCACGTGGCCTGCCCCTACATCAACCACCTTAATCGCGGGTACCGACATAGATAGGTTGGTTGCCTTCAGATCTGCTGCCCGCCAATGGGTTACCCGTCTGCCAAAAGTGTTCTTGGGCAGACGTGTGCGGGGTGGCCTCGGTGATCGGCCACCCCGCGGACGTCATGCCGCCAGGCCCGTGACCAAGGCGCGCACCTCTTCAGGCGGCACCGCGTGATCAAGGGCCGTGCCGAGCAGCTCCACCATCGGGTGGCTGACTCCCTCCCTCACCGCTTCATCGACGGCGACGCCGGCTACCACACCGTCACCCCGCACATATGCCGAGAACGCAAGCTGTCCGAGTGCCGCTACTCTCCAACGGCCCGGCAGCACTCGCGCCAGCAGCGCCCACAGATCCTCCATCGGGGCTGCCAGCTCAGAGACTGCCAGCGCGTAGAAGGCATCTCGCGCACGTGGATCGTCGGTCGCCCCTGCGATGGCGGCGAGCACCAGATCTGAGGGATCAACCCCCTCGCGGTGCTGTCGAGCGGCCGCAATCGCCGTCGCGACGGCATCTGTAGATGGCCCGACATTGGCCATGAGCGGTTCCAGGTCGCCACGGCGTGCCATGTCAGGAGCCACTACAGCTTCCAACTCCGCGCGGCTCCCATAGATCCGTCGCCCAGTCTTGGCTGCAACGAGCAGTGCGTCGCAACTGGGGTTGTCGAGCACGCCCTGGTCACCGCAGCCGTCCGCGCAGTGCCAACGTCCGCCGGTGCGGATCGAGTCGACGACGAATGCGCCGGCCAATATGATGCCGCGCTCGTCCAGCGCGTCGCTCACCGTCTCCACGAGCCGCTGATGGGTGCCTGCACACGCTGAGCACGACGCACCGTCTCCATCGACGATGACCGCGACCGCTGTGTCCGCGCCCTCCTGCTGAGCGGCCAACTCAGCCACCCGGTCAGCCCCAGCGGAGGCATCGCACAGATCAATCCGCAACACCACACCGATCCCATCAGCTGCGAACGTCATGACGACCAACGAGTATTCGGGTAGGAAGCCAACCAGTGCCGGGATCACCGAAATAAGCTGTGGCACAGTGCTGATTGTGTTCATGGTTATTCCCCAATCGGGACGTTAGGCCCACCCCTATGGCGTGCCCGGACACCCACAACCTACCGGCTCCCACCGACAATTCGTGTTCTGCCGGTCAGTTCGGCCTCCGCGCCTCATGCTCGTCGACCGCCGGCACCTCGCCGTAGAAATCGGTCACTACCGACAAGGCACGGACTTCGCGGCCTCGTTTAATCGTGATCCTGATCTGGGTCGGTCGCGGTGATAACGCGCTGGCCCTCGACCACCTTGACAGGCTGCCCCTCGGCCGTCTCGACCTGTTTGATCTTGTCGAATGGAACACGCCACGTCCAACCTGCCACCCGAACCGACTGTGCGTTGACGCGCTCGACAGCTCCCCATCCGACACCGAGCAGGACACGATCGCCCACCATCACTGTGTGAGCATCCCAGATGGATGCACCGGACTCAGCCGCCTGTTCGAGTTCCCTTTTCCAGAAGCCAATCTGGTCGGTCAGCCGCGAGATCTCCGCGACTACTCGCTCCCGATGGTCGCCCACAGCTGGCGGCTGGGTCTCCACGTGTTTGACACCGCGGCCATCGGTGAACAAGGTCCGGGTATGCCCGTCGCGTGCCCGCTCGAAGCGGCGCAGCTCGGCCTCCAATCGCCCGATACGGCGGCGTATTACCGAAGGGCTGTACCGGAAGGCTGTCGTTCCAGCCGCGGCCGCAGCACGCCGGGCGGTCTCCTCTGCCGCGTCCGTGGCATCGAACGCTTTGCGGATCGCATTATCTGCACGCTCGATTGCTTTGCGGTGGCGTCGTTCCGAGTGATGGCCGACGAGGATCGGCTGTCCCAGTGGTGGCAGGAGATCCCGAGCGTGTTTCTCGGCCTCCCAAGCCGCATCCGCCGCGGCCGACCGGCGTTCGGCCTTGGTCATGAGCGCGTCCACCCGATGCGCCTGCTGCCTCACTGCATCCGCTTCGACATCCTCCGCGGCCCGGTAAGTGTCGTCTACCTCGACGGTCACTTCGAAACCTGCTGTCTCCAGGGCCGATTTAGTCGCCTCGATCAAAGGCATCTTTGCACGGGTGTCGCGCGAACGAACTACATACCAGCTGCCCAGATTTCGTGACCACCTCCAGGCGCCAGCCCGACCGGTCCACGGGTCAACAACCGACTTCAAGATGTCGGCCGAACCGTCACCGCGAGCAGTCCCCTCGATCAAGGTGCCGTCTGCGTGTGAATGGGTGATCGTCAAAATCGACATGAGAGTTCCTTGGTAGTCTCGGTGGCCCACCCCTTTGGCGTGCCCCAACATTGCGAACACTACCGGCGGCCACCGACAACAGCCAGCACAGCGGTTCAGCAGCGGCGCCGCCGCCTTGCCTTTGAGTAGGCTCCAATCAAAACCGCCCCCTCCCCTACAACCACGCGGGTTCGGGAGGAGGCGGTTTAGCCAGGTTTAGCCAGCCCTGGGGGCAACATTCGGCGACGCCCAAAGACGCAGGCCCCGAACGCTTCCTACTCGTCCTCGTACCAGCTCTCGCCGCAGTCCATGGGATCCCAATCAGCCGGCGGATGGTCCGGATACCTCTCGCGAATTCCTGCCATGATCGGTGTCAGTCGCTCCACGTTTACCTGCTGGTGCCGCTCACACCGCGGATACCGCGCCCCTGAACCCGATAGCGCCAGATAGGCCACCACCGGCCCGTCGCAACCCACCGGCCCGTCGAGGCACTCATCAGCATCGAATCGGTCCAGAAACTCCTCGTCGGAGAAACCATCCAGAGATCCCACTGTCCACTCCGTTCCCAGGCCCACCCTGGTGGCGTGCCCGACACCTCGCACACTACCGCCGACCACCGACAACCACGACGTCGAGCGGCGGGGGCTGTCGAACGACGACGACGACGACGACTCAGAACCCTCAGAAGTACACCCCCTCCCCACCCCCGCGGCGGGCTGTGGGGAGCGGGCGGTGTGAGGCCTGATTCAGATCAACCACACCGGGGTTTCACGACCTCCCATTCAGCGCCGACAGGACCATCGACGCGCGGACCGCCAGCGGGTCCGACGACTCCGACAACAGAGACTCTGTGGCCGGATCGGTGAGCAGGCTCAAGTGTGCGCGATGGCGGCTCAGACTCACGCATGCACGGCCTGGGTCCACCGGGAACGACTCGACACTGCGGTAGCCTGCCATCGGGTGTAGCGCCACCACTGCTGGTCGCTCAAGGCCCTGCACGGAGTTGCTCGTGCCGATCAGTACGCCGTCAACATCGGCCAGCAGCGCCCGCACGGCACCGGCCTGCGCGACGTGTGGAGTGACCACCGCAATGTCGTCGCCGGTCAGCACTGTGGACTGACCGGAGCGGCAGTAACGATACCCGAGCAATTCGCGCACCCGGTCAGCGACTGCCGTGAGCAAGTTGGGGTCGGTTGGACCATGTCGGGTGGGTACAGAGATGCCGACGATTTCTGGAAGCTCGATCCCGTTGGCATCGAGGATCGATTCGACAGGACGGCGCGATGTGAACGGCATGTCCCGGTAGAAGTGCTCTGAGAGCAGCGCGCAAGTCTGCGGTCCCAACCGCCAGGAGTGAGTCAGCTCGTGCACCGTCACGGCGGCACCATGCGCGGCCAGCAAGGCTGCCGGGGCGGGAAGGTGTGGCCCAGTGGCCTGCCCGTCCCAACGTGTTGTCGAACCCGTCACAACGGGCGCGATCTGACCCGAGTCTCCAACGAGCACGACCTGTCGCGCCAGTGCGCCGAGCGCTCCCACGTCCGCATAGGTCGCCTGCCAAGCCTCATCGATCAATAGCACGTCAGCCGCACCCACATTCGGGTCGACGTACAGCCAACGAGCCGCAGTGCCAATAAGAATCGCACCACCCGTAGAATGCGACCACCGCACGTGACGGCCTGTTACAGTCGGAATGCCCTCCGCTGCCGTGGTTTTGGACTTACTGTTCACGATCAGCGCTGCTCGGTCACTGACCGCCCCAATCCGCCTGGCCAATTCAGCAGCCTGCTCACGCGTCTGGGCAGCAACCGCCACCCGTAGACCTGCTCGGTGCGCCAGCGCCGCTGACAACAGCGTCACCAGCCTCGACTTCCCGGCTCCCGGCGCTGCTGGGCACACCACACATGGATCACCGCTCCACACCGCCAACAGAACCCGCGCCAGCATCGTATCGTTGAGCAACTCTCGACCCGGCCAATTCGCGCTGACATTGCAAGCCTCCACTACCGCAGGTCTTGATACCGCAGGGACATTCGACCCCGGCGCACCACCACCAACCGCCGGAGCATCGCGCCTAGTGAAATCCTTTGGCAGCGTGCGCATCACATATCCCTTCCGTTGTCGTATTCCTCATTTTCGGCTGCGGCGATCACCACCGTCAGCGGCACATCTCGACGCACCGGCGTAGGAGTCACGCCCTGTGACAGCCAGGAGAACCGACGACGGTACAGCCTGGCCAGTACCCGACGCCCTGACCGGATAGTCGACGGGCTGGGTGGCGCGGGAATCACCGTGACGGTTTCACCCGCTGCGGGCCGGTAACCACTGCGCCGCAGACCGCCGATGGCCACCGCCAATGCGCCGTCCTCAACGCTGGTCGTCACGACTTCCCCGCTAAAGCGTGCGTCCACAGCCGGCATGTCTGCCATCGGGGCACCGGCCCAGCCGATAACCGCTGTCCCGACGCGCAGCCGTGTGTCTAACCGGTTGGCGTGCACGACCACTCGCCCTGTACCTGCCGAGGACACGCCCACCACTACGTCACCCGTACACACATGGCCGGTATGTATCCCGCGCGCCCGCCACAGTGGGTCACACAGCAGTGCCGCCTCGAAGACATCCGCCGCGTCGCATCGGCTGCGCAGCCGCACAGCTGCCAGATACAGCGACTCAGGCACATCCCACGACCGCCCATCGCTCAATGCATCCTGGTATGTCCCAAGCAGCCAATCATCGTCCTCACGCGTCGGCTCCAATCCGGGCAGCACTGGCCCCGCAGTGACTGCCCGGTGCCACGCGTGCGCCCCGGCCAGTCCGCCCGCTGCCCCGAACGCCCGCCGCCACAGATTCGGGTGATCCGCGCCCGGTGGCACCCCCAGCACGTACCGCTGCCTCGACACGGCCAGCACGTCAGCCACCGCCGTCGTACCGGGATGCGCCGCCCGCTCCACCCACCACCCGGCCAACGCCGATCCCGCCGCCACGGCTACCGAGTCGCAGCGCGCCGGGTCCGCGAACCGAGTCGCGAGGATCGCGAGGGCACGAAGGGACGCACCGCCCTCGACAACCGCACTCGGCCCCCCGCCCAAGTCACCGTTAGCACAACCTGCCGCACGCGCTATCGCCGCTAAACCGGCAGCGCCACTGCCGGTTTCGGCCCGCCCGTTGGGGCCGATGGCCTGCACTCGTATCGCCCCTCCGGCTCGCCTGGCGCTCACCGCCACGGTCACTTCCCGCTTGGGTGCAGGATTGTGCAGCAGCCGGGGCACCGCCGCACCCACGTCGCGCGCGCTCACCCGTAGCGCCAGATCGAACAGGGCCGCACTCATCCCACGTTCCCGCCCTGCTCCACGGCTACGCCGCGTGCCGCAGCGGCAAAGCCGTCAGCCAGCGCCGCCGTGGCGCGGTCGTCCTCGGTCCGTCGCGCCGCCTCGCGCACGGTCGCAGCAGTCCACCCCGTTCCGGCCAGCACCGTGTCTGCCCACGCCGTGAACCCTCCCCGCGTGCTCACACCCTCACCGATCCCGAAGCCGGGGTTACCCGCACCGTTTTTGCCCAACCCGGCGCGGTGTTGGCCGCGTGCTGCCCGATTAGAGCCACGATCAGGGGCACTGGCAGACGACGGTTCGGCCATGGGGTGCCGCCATCGGTGAACGCCACGATCACGTCGGCGCGCGGTCGACCTGCCAACGCTGCCGCAATGCCCACCCGAAGATCGGTGCCGCCACCACCGGTCAGGTTGACCTCATGGATCGACCGGACCAGCCGTGGTGTCGTCGCCGCAGCATCGCAGCACGTCACCCGCACTGTCGATGCACCAGTCTGGCGCAGCACCCCTCGCGTCTCGGACAATGCCGACGCCAGGTCGTCATCGCCCATCGACCCTGACGTGTCGACAATCAGATCGACCGCAATTTTCGGCGCTCGCAACGTCGGCAGAATCAGTCCTCCCATCGCACGCCGATTGGGCCTGCGCCACGAGTGATGCACCTGTCCCGCCTGATCCTCGACGGCGCGTCGTACCGCCGCACGCAATACCTTCGGCCACGGCACAACCGCAGGGGCAAGCTGCGCCGCCGCCCACCGCTGCACACCTGCGGGCACTGTGCCTCGCCCCGCACCGCCCGAGTTCGCCGCCGTCTGCACCGCCTGCGCCACCGCTGCGCGCACCAGATCGGCTGCCGCCTTCGACAATCCGGCCCCGCTGCCCAAGTCGGCCTCCGCGGGCAACTCACCCGAAACCGGGGTATCACCGGCCCCGGAACCACAGCCCACACCGGTCTCGTCGGCTCCCGGAAACGCTCGCGCCGCCTGTGGCGGAACGAGATGGCGGTAGTAGACCTCCGCAGCATGCCCGTCCTGGCAGCCAATCCCAGCCGGGGTCACCGCCCCGCTGGGCAATCCCAGGCCAGCCGACACCAGGTCGTCATTAATCTCCGCATCCCCAGCGATGTTCCACATCGCCCGGTCCACAGGCATGTCCACCGCATCCCCGCGCGCGCCGTGTTCCCGCAGTAGATGCCCGACCTCATGCAGCAAGACGGCACCGGCCTGCGGAATCGTCCACCCATCGGCGCTACCGAGCATCGCCGGGTCAATGTAGAGACGCCAGTGCCGGTCCACTGCAAAGGTACCCAGCCCTGGCATGGCCACCGGCACCATCGCGAACACCGCCCGCGCGAAGTAGGGCATCGCCTCCACTGCCGCCATGCGTGCCAACCGCACCCGCCTCCACTCGTCGGAGGTCAGTACCCGCACTGCCGCACTCATGCGGCACGCTCAGCATCGAGTCCCGCCGCGACCAGCACATCGCGGAACTTCCGCGCTGCCGCAGGCACTTTCGCGCCTGCTGGGCGCGCGACGGCCAGCGCTCTGGCAGCCGCACCCGCCACATCGGGCGCTCCGCTCGTCGCCGCCGCCACCAGCGGACCCCAGCCGGTCACCCACGCTTCGATGGTGCCTTTGCTCGACGCCCACGCGACCACTCCCGACAGCACCGCCCACACCTGATCCGGCCTGGCCGAGGCCCAGTCCACAATCGACGGGTCTGCGATCACGTCAGCCACCGCAGGCAAATCCATATTCGCTTTCCACTGCAAGTACTCACTGCCAGCGCCATCCCCTACTAGGCCGAGCACCACCGCCGTGATGCTGGCAGTGTCGTCAGCCCGCAGAAACGGCAGCACTCGCGCCGCCGCGTCCCACGACCGCCGCGACGGCCACGCCCGTCCAGCCGCCTCGTCGGTATCGGGGTAATGGTGCAACAGTTCAGGACGGGCCTCGATGAACGCACAGACCGCCCCCACCTCGTCAGCCGTCCGCAACTCGTCGGCGGCAATCGCCCGAGACGCCGGGAGCGTGCGAAATCCAGCCCGCATGCCCGTGAGCCACTCGTCCGTGGATGGCTCAAACATGATGTGCAGGAACCGATTAGCCATCGGCGGGGTGAGGTCTACGCCACCGGCAGAACGATCAGGCGGATTAGCCGCCGCGACGATTCGCACCCCTGTAGGCAGCTTGTGACGACCAACCATTCGTTCCAGCGCCACCGTCAACATCGCTGCCTGCGTAGCAGCAGAGCACGTGGTCAACTCGTCCAGCAGCAGATACCCGCCACCAGCGTCCACAAGCGTTTTCGCCCAATCCGGCAGTGCAACCGTCTGCACCGATCCATCGACCACCACCGGCCATCCCGCGATGTCAACAGGTTCACGCTGAGAACCAATCAACGTCTCCACTGGAACCTGATCCGCCGCCGCCAACGCCCGTACAACGCTGGACTTGCCAGTACCCGGATCGCTCCACAGAAGCACGGCTACACCCGCCCGCGCCGCCGCATCAATCACTGTCACCGTCGTAGCCAAATCAGCCATCACACAATCCCTTTGAGTGAACGAGGCCCACCCCCATGGCGTGCCCTTACACCGCTCACCCTAACAACAGCCACCGACAAACTTCGTGCACGGTGACAGCCCGTTGCCGCTTCTAGCGAGATGCAGCGAAGATTGACAGAACCGACCACCTATACTGACGAAACGTCGCCGGTGCGAGCGCGCCGCCCACTGCCGCTACATGCCGTAATCGGTTGCCGTTCAACCTAATTGACTCCGCCCGCCCCGCCACAACTCCCAATGTTCTAGCAATGGAGTGTGCGCTTTCAATTCCTTCGCGTTTCTCGACACCACCAGCAGCAGCAGCAGCAGCTATCAACAGGTTGAAAGTGTCACCCCCTCCCAACCCCTGCGGCGGGTTGGGAGGGGGTGCGAGCGGAACGCATCGGGCTCAGTCCGTCTGACTGGGATGGCCAGGGCCAGCATGTTTCAGCCACAACGTGCGCCGCTCGACATCAACGAGGTACCAGACCCGGCCACCGCTGGTCACTTCGTACTGCCACTGCTCCATCGCAACGCCGCGGTGATCACCGCTCGCCAACCGTCCTTTCAGCCGATGGTGGCGCGTGCTCTGGACCGGCTGATCTGGCCGAGACCTCAGTTCACGCCACGCAAGCTCGGTATTAGCCGCAGCCTGCTGACACAACCAATCCCACCCCTTAGCAGCCTCATTCGTCGCAAACCGCAGCTCCCACTGCCCCTGCCCCGCCGGCGGCGCCACCCGATCCCCCCGCTTCGGGCTCACCGGCCTGGGGCCGACACAGGACCGTAATCCCCCTCACTGGGCTTCAACAACACAGCCGCCAGTTCCGGATCCGCGAGCACTTCAGCGGTATGGCGCCAACTCTCGATGACCTGAATAACCGGAGCCGGATTGTCAATCGAGTCAGCCGCCCGCATCGTCGACACCAGCTCGACAACAAACTCCTGCACCTCATCACGAGACAGGAACGCCACCCACGGAAACACCTCAGGCAAGACGACCTCTTTCACCAACTCACGCACCCGAGGATCGCGCTGTATCAACGCCACAAACATCCGCGACGTCACCGAAGACGCCTCACGCGCCTGCTCAGCACGAGAAACAGTCGTCAACACCAAATCCTCGGCATCACGCCGCCGCACCAGCAAGAACCGGTCCGTAGAGCGACGCAACCAACGATCCACCGTGGCCTTGCCCTTCAACTGCAAGTCCGAGAACATCACCGCATCCATACTTATAAACTACTTCTAAAGTCTGCGAATGTCGAGCGAGCGGGTTCGATTAGAGCCTTCCGTGCCCTTCCAGAGGAGCGGGGCCCACGACGTCTTTCATTCTTCAGTCTTCGACTGCGGTGCGAACGTCATGGCCGGCGGACGCCAGGGAGCTTGCACGGCGCGCTGGGTGCGGGAGGTGTGCCGTTGGCGCCTCCGCCGTTGGTATGAACCTCTGGTCGGATCTCGACCCACCCAATATTTTTCGGCGGTACGGGGGTTGAACCGCGGACCGACCCCACCCGTGTCCACATGGAGCGCACCAGTCCTCGCCGACGACGATCCGCTTAACGCGGTACGACCCACCCGTGTCCACGTGGAGCGCACGCCCGCATCGACACCAGGCAGGCAGGCCAGGCCGGCGGCGTGAACGCCGACCCACCCGTGTCCACGTGGAGCGCTCGGGCCACTGCCCACGGGCGCAGACCTGGCGCGGGACCCACCCGTGTCCACGTGGCGTGTGTCCTGGTAAGACATTCGTCCCGACCCACCCGTGTCCACGTGGAGCGCACACTAGCTGACCAGCGGTAGTGTGCGCTGATCCGCTGGTTTTGGGTGACCAGGCGATTGCTCGCCTGGGGCGGCCACACCGATTTCTCGGCGTGGTCTTCCCGCGTCAACGCCACCTCGACGCTGGCCCACACTACAAGTGGGGGCGTCGGAGATGTCTCGACGGGCGTTTGACGTCTCCCCCGTGTCGGAGGCGACGGACACCGCATGGGCGTCGATGTTGATGGCCGCATGAATGTCCCGATCGATCGGTCCGAAGCCACATGCGGCACAACTGAACACGCGCTGACTGAGTGGAAGTTTGGTTTTCACTCCACAAGCGGCGCATGTTTGACTGGAGGGAAACCACCGGTCGCATAGCGCGAGGGTGGACCCATACCAGCGAGTCTTGTAGTCGAGTTGGCGACGTAGTTCTGCCGGGCTTACATCAAGCACAGCTCGATTCAGGCCTGATTTGGCGCGCACGTTGCGGCCCGGCTGGTCGATGGTGCCGCGAGCCGAGGCGGTCATGCCGGAGACGTTGAGATCCTCGATAGCCACCCGCGCCCAACGAGTCGCCAGATGTTTGGTCAGGGTGTGCAAGGTGGTGGCGCGTCGTTCGGCGACCTCATGATGCCGGCGCGCCAGCCGGGAAGCGGCGCGGCGCCGGCGGTTGGACCCTTTCTCGGTGCGGGCAAGGGCCCGTTGGGCTTTCGTGAGACGTTTCTGCGCTGCGCGGAGGTGGCGGGGATTGTCGACGATCTCGCCGTTGGACAGGGCCGCCAGATGGTGCACGCCTACGTCGACGCCGACCGACCCAGCGGCCTGCTGGCGTTTCGTCGGTGCGACCGCGACTGCGGTCGATTTAACGAGAACGGAAGCGTACCAGCGGTGTCCACCGCGGGATATGGTGACGGATTGAACGACCGCGCCGCGGTCGATCGCACGGCACAGTGGTTTGGCGGACTGGTGCACGCGCAGTGACCCGAGTCGTGGGATTTGGAGTCGGCGGTAGCCGTCAGGGCGGATTGTCGGTTTCTTGACATCGTGGTGGATGCGGAAGGAGTCGCGGCTGCGTCCCTTCTTTTTGAAGCGTGGTCGGCCGACACGGCGGCCTCGGCGCTGGCCGGTCATTGATGCCGTCCAGTTCTGCCAGGCCTTGTCAGCGTCGATGAACGCAGACTGGAAGGCGTAGGTGGATAGTTCGTGCCACCACGGGCACAGGCCGTCGAGGCCTCGACGATCGTCACCCTTGGTCGTGTTCAAGGCCTTCTGGATCGCTGGCTTGCCCGGCACTCTCGGTGCCTGCGCGGCAGCCGTTTTCGGATCCATGCCGGCAGCGACCAAGTCAGCGATGACGGCGCGGCGTTCGTCGAGTGCCGCGAACTTGGCCGCCAGGGCGTGGTTGTAAGCCCACCGAGCGGCCCCGGCATGCTTGCGGCACAGCTCCTCCTGAGCCGGGGTGAGGTCGAGCGCGAACCGGTACGCACGAAGATCGACTTCGGTCATGGGGGTGACGGTAGCGGCAGGGTGTGACATGTTCACGGTCCGCTGTCGCTGTGCCCGCGACTGCCGCGTTGACCGGTTCACCACGCTGCCCACAGATCTTGAGCTTGGAGAGCAAGTTCGTGGACAGCGGCCGGGTGGACACCAACTTGTTCGAGGCCGAGGGCCAGGGCGAACTCTAGATTGGCCGATGCCAGCCGTAATTGAGCTTCGGTGGGATGCTCTCCGAGACTGTTCACAGCACTCTGAGCCCGTTCCACGGCCGCCCCGAGCGCCGTGACACATCTGAGGTCACCAGACACAGACGTTAGGTTATTTCAAACGTCGGCATATGTCTAGCTATGACAGTGTCCTCTTTCTGTGCCTCCTCTCGCAACCGCTTCCATCCTGGCATTACTGTTTGAATGTGTTTGATGACCTCACCGTCGACGACTTGGCCCACGACCGATCCATCGTCGTTGCGGCAGGGATCCACGCCGCACAGCTCAGGGCTACAGAACGGCTGCTGGAAGGCCCCGCTACCACGCTCGGCACCGCACAAGAGGTCCACCAACTCCTCATTTCGCGCGACACCGCAAATCCCGCTTGGGAGTGGCTGTCTCCGTTCGAAATTCGCTGGTCACTGCTGGTACTCCGCATGGTCGACGGAACCAGCAACCAAGTCGCGGCGATAGCCGACGCGCGGCAACGCGGCGCCTCCTGGGCCGCCATCGGCCAGGCACTCGGCGTAACAGCAGCTTCCGCGCACACACGATTCGCGAAACACATATAACGCGCCCCGACCAGGAAATCTGTCCGGGCAACGCAAGGTCGTCCTCTACGCCCCGGCGGCCGCGGCCTCGGCCGGCATCGGAAGAATCGGCTGCGTGGCCATCAGCACGGCGTACTGCATGTCGGCCAACACCATATGGGTGGGCTTTCCTAGGCCGAGGAGGAGTGCTTCCCAGCCGCGCAGCGCCATTTCCTTACCCGTGT
This Mycobacterium sp. HUMS_12744610 DNA region includes the following protein-coding sequences:
- a CDS encoding DUF4192 domain-containing protein codes for the protein MNTISTVPQLISVIPALVGFLPEYSLVVMTFAADGIGVVLRIDLCDASAGADRVAELAAQQEGADTAVAVIVDGDGASCSACAGTHQRLVETVSDALDERGIILAGAFVVDSIRTGGRWHCADGCGDQGVLDNPSCDALLVAAKTGRRIYGSRAELEAVVAPDMARRGDLEPLMANVGPSTDAVATAIAAARQHREGVDPSDLVLAAIAGATDDPRARDAFYALAVSELAAPMEDLWALLARVLPGRWRVAALGQLAFSAYVRGDGVVAGVAVDEAVREGVSHPMVELLGTALDHAVPPEEVRALVTGLAA
- a CDS encoding DUF3560 domain-containing protein translates to MSILTITHSHADGTLIEGTARGDGSADILKSVVDPWTGRAGAWRWSRNLGSWYVVRSRDTRAKMPLIEATKSALETAGFEVTVEVDDTYRAAEDVEADAVRQQAHRVDALMTKAERRSAAADAAWEAEKHARDLLPPLGQPILVGHHSERRHRKAIERADNAIRKAFDATDAAEETARRAAAAAGTTAFRYSPSVIRRRIGRLEAELRRFERARDGHTRTLFTDGRGVKHVETQPPAVGDHRERVVAEISRLTDQIGFWKRELEQAAESGASIWDAHTVMVGDRVLLGVGWGAVERVNAQSVRVAGWTWRVPFDKIKQVETAEGQPVKVVEGQRVITATDPDQDHD
- a CDS encoding AAA family ATPase, which gives rise to MRTLPKDFTRRDAPAVGGGAPGSNVPAVSRPAVVEACNVSANWPGRELLNDTMLARVLLAVWSGDPCVVCPAAPGAGKSRLVTLLSAALAHRAGLRVAVAAQTREQAAELARRIGAVSDRAALIVNSKSKTTAAEGIPTVTGRHVRWSHSTGGAILIGTAARWLYVDPNVGAADVLLIDEAWQATYADVGALGALARQVVLVGDSGQIAPVVTGSTTRWDGQATGPHLPAPAALLAAHGAAVTVHELTHSWRLGPQTCALLSEHFYRDMPFTSRRPVESILDANGIELPEIVGISVPTRHGPTDPNLLTAVADRVRELLGYRYCRSGQSTVLTGDDIAVVTPHVAQAGAVRALLADVDGVLIGTSNSVQGLERPAVVALHPMAGYRSVESFPVDPGRACVSLSRHRAHLSLLTDPATESLLSESSDPLAVRASMVLSALNGRS
- a CDS encoding chemotaxis protein, with translation MSTRGGFTAWADTVLAGTGWTAATVREAARRTEDDRATAALADGFAAAARGVAVEQGGNVG
- a CDS encoding DUF2201 family putative metallopeptidase; this encodes MSAAVRVLTSDEWRRVRLARMAAVEAMPYFARAVFAMVPVAMPGLGTFAVDRHWRLYIDPAMLGSADGWTIPQAGAVLLHEVGHLLREHGARGDAVDMPVDRAMWNIAGDAEINDDLVSAGLGLPSGAVTPAGIGCQDGHAAEVYYRHLVPPQAARAFPGADETGVGCGSGAGDTPVSGELPAEADLGSGAGLSKAAADLVRAAVAQAVQTAANSGGAGRGTVPAGVQRWAAAQLAPAVVPWPKVLRAAVRRAVEDQAGQVHHSWRRPNRRAMGGLILPTLRAPKIAVDLIVDTSGSMGDDDLASALSETRGVLRQTGASTVRVTCCDAAATTPRLVRSIHEVNLTGGGGTDLRVGIAAALAGRPRADVIVAFTDGGTPWPNRRLPVPLIVALIGQHAANTAPGWAKTVRVTPASGSVRV
- a CDS encoding AAA family ATPase, which gives rise to MADLATTVTVIDAAARAGVAVLLWSDPGTGKSSVVRALAAADQVPVETLIGSQREPVDIAGWPVVVDGSVQTVALPDWAKTLVDAGGGYLLLDELTTCSAATQAAMLTVALERMVGRHKLPTGVRIVAAANPPDRSAGGVDLTPPMANRFLHIMFEPSTDEWLTGMRAGFRTLPASRAIAADELRTADEVGAVCAFIEARPELLHHYPDTDEAAGRAWPSRRSWDAAARVLPFLRADDTASITAVVLGLVGDGAGSEYLQWKANMDLPAVADVIADPSIVDWASARPDQVWAVLSGVVAWASSKGTIEAWVTGWGPLVAAATSGAPDVAGAAARALAVARPAGAKVPAAARKFRDVLVAAGLDAERAA
- a CDS encoding RNA-guided endonuclease InsQ/TnpB family protein, yielding MTEVDLRAYRFALDLTPAQEELCRKHAGAARWAYNHALAAKFAALDERRAVIADLVAAGMDPKTAAAQAPRVPGKPAIQKALNTTKGDDRRGLDGLCPWWHELSTYAFQSAFIDADKAWQNWTASMTGQRRGRRVGRPRFKKKGRSRDSFRIHHDVKKPTIRPDGYRRLQIPRLGSLRVHQSAKPLCRAIDRGAVVQSVTISRGGHRWYASVLVKSTAVAVAPTKRQQAAGSVGVDVGVHHLAALSNGEIVDNPRHLRAAQKRLTKAQRALARTEKGSNRRRRAASRLARRHHEVAERRATTLHTLTKHLATRWARVAIEDLNVSGMTASARGTIDQPGRNVRAKSGLNRAVLDVSPAELRRQLDYKTRWYGSTLALCDRWFPSSQTCAACGVKTKLPLSQRVFSCAACGFGPIDRDIHAAINIDAHAVSVASDTGETSNARRDISDAPTCSVGQRRGGVDAGRPRREIGVAAPGEQSPGHPKPADQRTLPLVS